The Gouania willdenowi chromosome 3, fGouWil2.1, whole genome shotgun sequence genome includes a region encoding these proteins:
- the LOC114480335 gene encoding LOW QUALITY PROTEIN: carbohydrate sulfotransferase 1-like (The sequence of the model RefSeq protein was modified relative to this genomic sequence to represent the inferred CDS: inserted 1 base in 1 codon; deleted 1 base in 1 codon), with amino-acid sequence MHCSWKAVILLALASIAIQYTAIRTLTSKPFQLCQLPSPQNCGLGGADTDAPFERAAGCEDYPLFSFNASRKTHILVLATTRSGSSFMGQLLNQHQDVFYLFEPLYHIQTTLIPRLFHSRNMADRRVMLGASRDLLRSLYGCDLYFLESYIKPPPSNHTTDKLFRAGASRALCQPPVCNAFDPADINVEEGDCMKKCAALNLTLAAEACREKRHVAIKIVRVPEIGDLRALVEDPRLNVKVIQLVRDPRGILSSRIETFRDTYRLWRIWRATGRRPYNLDLSQLTVVCEDFFSSVSTAFSHPYWLKGNTLLVRYEDLARNPLLKTKEIYEFLGLPVDKKVEEWIHANTREXSEPSAKHKFGTVRDSAANAESWRLKLSYDMVEYMQSVCHKALRQLGYRAARSAAELKNMSLSLVQDRTFWGRKDNTSPAEEFQPRSFASHPILSFPQLQRLS; translated from the exons ATGCACTGTTCGTGGAAGGCAGTGATCCTGCTGGCCTTGGCCTCCATCGCCATCCAGTACACGGCCATCCGCACCCTCACGTCCAAACCCTTCCAGCTTTGCCAGCTGCCCAGCCCTCAGAACTGCGGCCTCGGCGGAGCCGACACCGATGCTCCCTTTGAGCGTGCCGCCGGCTGTGAGGACTACCCCTTGTTTTCCTTCAATGCCTCTCGCAAAACGCACATCCTGGTCCTGGCCACCACCCGCAGTGGCTCGTCCTTCATGGGCCAGCTGCTCAACCAGCACCAGGACGTGTTCTACCTGTTCGAGCCGCTTTACCACATCCAGACCACGCTCATTCCGCGCCTCTTTCACAGTCGCAACATGGCCGACCGCCGAGTGATGCTGGGCGCAAGCAGAGACCTCCTGCGCAGCCTGTACGGGTGCGACCTGTACTTCCTAGAGAGCTACATCAAGCCCCCGCCCTCCAACCACACCACGGACAAACTGTTCCGGGCCGGGGCAAGCCGGGCCCTGTGCCAGCCGCCGGTGTGCAATGCTTTCGATCCTGCCGACATCAACGTGGAGGAAGGAGACTGCATGAAGAAATGTGCTGCACTAAACTTGACGTTAGCGGCAGAGGCGTGTCGAGAGAAGCGACACGTGGCCATAAAGATTGTACGCGTGCCGGAGATTGGAGACTTACGGGCGTTGGTGGAAGAC CCTCGCCTGAACGTCAAAGTCATCCAGCTGGTCCGAGACCCCCGAGGAATCCTGTCATCACGGATCGAGACCTTCAGGGACACATATCGCCTGTGGCGAATTTGGAGAGCAACGGGGAGGCGGCCGTACAACCTTGACCTGAGTCAGCTGACAGTGGTGTGTGAGGACTTCTTCAGCTCAGTGTCCACGGCCTTCAGCCACCCCTACTGGCTCAAGGGAAATACCCTGCTGGTCCGCTATGAGGACCTGGCCAGGAACCCGCTCCTGAAGACCAAGGAGATCTACGAGTTCCTTGGTCTCCCCGTGGACAAGAAGGTGGAGGAGTGGATTCACGCCAACACGCGGG GCAGTGAACCCTCGGCCAAACACAAGTTTGGCACGGTGCGTGACTCGGCGGCTAACGCAGAGAGCTGGCGTCTGAAGCTGTCCTACGACATGGTGGAGTACATGCAGTCGGTGTGCCACAAGGCGCTGCGTCAGCTGGGCTACAGGGCAGCACGGTCGGCCGCAGAGCTCAAGAACATGTCCCTCTCTCTGGTCCAGGACCGGACTTTT TGGGGCCGCAAAGACAACACTTCACCTGCAGAGGAGTTCCAGCCACGATCTTTTGCTAGCCACCCCATCTTGAGCTTCCCTCAGCTGCAGAGGCTCTCCTAA